From the Polynucleobacter sp. MWH-UH35A genome, one window contains:
- a CDS encoding sulfate adenylyltransferase subunit 1: MNSNQHQNVVRFITAGSVDDGKSTLIGRLLYDTKSILVDQLESLSKTKHARVTSSDAGVDLALLTDGLEAEREQGITIDVAYRYFSTPKRKFIVADAPGHEQYTRNLVTGASQSDVAVILVDATRVDLNTTPATLLAQTKRHAAIVHLLGLRHVVFAVNKMDLYEFDETVFNTIKIAIEDLTQKIGLPKPTLIPISALLGANVVTASNNTPWYKGPTLLEWLESLDTSPESEKLALRFPVQYVARQDGSASDDFRGYLGEIESGSIHKGQKIKVLPSGSEATVAEIYLGNRSSNQQSNGNNAVDSAGAGQAVAIQLSEDIDVSRGSLFIGADDSKPPVLTKQLSADLCWLNSEPLSLSRKYALRHTTNTVGAKVKGIQQVLDVQTLSHASDVHALSANEIGRVDLILQKPIGADLFDQSQRTGAFILIDEATNHTVAAGMIREAVAQ, encoded by the coding sequence CGTTCGCTTCATAACCGCTGGTAGTGTAGATGATGGCAAAAGCACCTTGATTGGGCGCTTGCTCTATGACACCAAATCTATTTTGGTGGACCAATTAGAATCTCTCTCCAAAACCAAACATGCTCGCGTTACCTCCTCTGATGCAGGCGTTGATTTAGCCCTCCTTACTGATGGCTTAGAGGCTGAGCGTGAGCAAGGCATCACTATTGATGTAGCTTATCGCTACTTCTCCACCCCAAAACGTAAATTTATTGTTGCTGATGCTCCAGGCCACGAGCAATACACTCGCAACTTAGTGACTGGCGCATCTCAATCTGATGTTGCAGTCATTTTGGTTGATGCAACACGCGTTGACCTCAACACCACTCCAGCTACTTTATTGGCACAGACTAAACGTCATGCGGCGATTGTTCATTTATTAGGCCTTCGTCATGTCGTGTTTGCTGTCAATAAGATGGACTTATACGAATTTGATGAGACAGTATTTAATACCATCAAAATTGCGATTGAAGATCTGACTCAAAAAATTGGGTTGCCTAAGCCAACCTTAATTCCGATTTCTGCACTGCTAGGTGCCAACGTTGTTACTGCGAGCAACAATACACCTTGGTATAAAGGCCCCACCCTTTTAGAGTGGCTTGAGAGTCTAGACACTAGCCCTGAATCTGAAAAACTAGCACTACGCTTTCCAGTGCAATATGTAGCCCGCCAAGATGGTAGTGCTTCTGATGATTTCCGTGGCTACCTGGGAGAAATCGAGTCTGGCAGTATTCACAAAGGGCAAAAGATCAAGGTATTACCAAGCGGATCTGAAGCGACAGTTGCAGAAATTTATCTAGGTAACCGCTCGAGTAACCAGCAAAGCAATGGCAATAATGCGGTAGATTCAGCAGGGGCTGGTCAAGCAGTAGCAATTCAACTGTCTGAGGATATTGACGTATCGCGCGGTTCTTTATTTATTGGTGCCGATGACTCAAAACCGCCAGTCTTAACGAAACAACTTTCTGCGGACTTATGCTGGTTAAATAGCGAACCACTCTCGTTGAGCCGCAAATATGCTTTGCGCCATACCACTAATACTGTTGGGGCAAAAGTGAAGGGCATTCAACAAGTCCTGGATGTGCAGACCCTATCTCATGCAAGCGACGTACACGCACTGTCAGCCAATGAAATTGGGCGCGTAGATTTAATCTTGCAAAAGCCGATTGGTGCTGATCTTTTTGATCAATCCCAACGAACTGGTGCCTTTATCTTGATTGATGAAGCAACAAACCATACGGTGGCTGCAGGCATGATTCGCGAGGCGGTAGCCCAGTAA